A window of Scomber scombrus chromosome 23, fScoSco1.1, whole genome shotgun sequence contains these coding sequences:
- the zgc:109889 gene encoding actin-binding protein WASF3, with product MPLVKRNIEPRHLCRGALPDGVTSELECVTNSTLAAIIKQLGSLSRHAEDIFGELFNEANSFYLRMSSLQERVDQLAVKVTQLDSTVEEVSLQDINMRKAFKSSTIQDQQVVSRTSVPNPVVEMYHRCDKPPPLNILSPYRDDKKDALKFYTDPSYFFNLWKEKMLQATEDKRKEKRRQKGCPAHPDRPHSRQAPPRSPLSISEQQKQVEDPGREVKKVRKARNRRQEWNVLAYDKEFRPDARLTPSPYHGMSSEGSLSPDSRSMASDSYPASPNHPSTQPPSAAQPTDPHARDLLSAAAQTQSLDRGLRPANQPPGPAGAAAPGRHAASLGRTPSGHGVQAGGDPTVNGPRQQSVKDYRAGHGQPSTIPEYYIPPAPPPPPPTIPSAQTAFDSTTVPPPGAVSAVPPTSSTLSRPYSPSPPPPPANYVPSPSHPPSGAPPAAPPPPPPGGSMGHPAHPSPPPHAVGQAGVDAQPQARKSTMLGMIPMSDARSDLLAAIRRGIQLRKVQEQREQEAKREPVGNDVATILSRRIAVEYSESDDDSELDENEWSD from the exons GTCGCCATGCAGAGGACATTTTCGGAGAGCTGTTCAACGAAGCCAACAGCTTCTACCTGAGGATGAGCAGCCTGCAGGAGAGAGTGGATCAGCTGGCTGTGAAAGTGACCCAGCTCGACTCCACGGTGGAGGAAG tCTCCCTGCAGGACATCAACATGAGGAAGGCGTTTAAGAGCAGTACCATCCAGGACCAGCAGGTGGTGTCGAGGACCTCCGTGCCCAACCCCGTGGTGGAGATGTACCATCGCTGTGACAAACCTCCGCCGCTCAACATCCTCAGCCCCTACAG GGACGACAAGAAGGACGCTCTGAAGTTCTACACCGACCCGTCGTACTTCTTCAACCTGTGGAAGGAGAAGATGCTGCAGGCCACCGAGGACAAACGTAAAGAGAAGAGGCGGCAGAAG GGCTGTCCGGCCCACCCTGACAGGCCCCACTCCAGACAGGCCCCACCCAGGAGCCCCCTGTCCATCTCT GAGCAACAGAAGCAGGTCGAGGATCCGGGCCGAGAGGTCAAGAAG GTTCGTAAGGCTCGTAACCGGCGTCAGGAGTGGAACGTCCTGGCCTACGACAAAGAGTTCAGACCGGACGCCAGGCTCACCCCCTCCCCGTATCACGGCATGTCCTCAGAGGGCTCCCTGTCCCCTGAtagcag GTCAATGGCGTCCGACTCCTACCCAGCCAGCCCCAACCACCCCTCCACCCAGCCACCCAGCGCAGCTCAACCTACCGACCCCCACGCCAGGGACCTCCTCAGCGCCGCAGCCCAGACCCAGTCGCTGGACCGGGGCCTCAGGCCAGCCAACCAGCCCCCTGGACCTGCGGGTGCTGCAGCGCCGGGGCGACATGCAGCCTCTCTGGGTCGAACCCCATCAGGACACGGAGTCCAAGCTGGCGGAGATCCAACGGTTAACGGGCCGAGGCAGCAGTCGGTTAAGGACTACAGGGCCGGCCATGG ccAACCCTCCACCATCCCAGAGTACTACATCCCCcctgcccctccccctcctcccccaacCATCCCCTCTGCTCAGACCGCCTTCGACTCCACCACAGTCCCGCCCCCCGGCGCCGTCTCCGCTgtcccccccacctcctccaccctctCCCGTCCCtactccccctcccctcctcctcccccggCCAACTACGTGCCCTCTCCCTCTCACCCTCCTTCGGGCGCACCCCCGGCCGCTCCCCCGCCCCCGCCGCCCGGAGGCTCCATGGGTCACCCGGCCCACCCGTCGCCCCCGCCGCACGCCGTCGGCCAGGCGGGTGTGGACGCTCAGCCACAGGCGAGGAAGTCCACCATGCTGGGGATGATACCGATGAGCGACGCCCGCTCAGACCTGCTGGCTGCCATACGTAGAG GTATCCAGCTGAGGAAGGTGCAAGAGCAGAGGGAGCAGGAGGCGAAGAGGGAGCCAGTCGGCAATGACGTGGCCACCATCCTGTCGCGCCGTATCGCCGTGGAGTACAGCGAGTCAGACGACGACTCCGAGCTCGACGAGAACGAGTGGTCTGACTAA